The window TCGGGATTTTTTCGTTTTATAATTTTGATTTATTCCTTAGCTTTAATACCAAAATATTTATTAGAAGCTGAAACAAGTTCAGCTTGACAAAAAAATGATTTGTTTTATTTTGTCACTTTTAAAACATCGGCAATAATTCGCTCCAATTCTGGTTTTGGTAACGCACCATTTGCCATTTGAGGTTCACCTTCCATTGGGCAAAATAACATTGATGGAATACTTCTAATTCCAAATGCAGCAGCCAATTCTTGTTCTGCTTCAGTATCTATTTTATAAATGTGTATTTTATCTCCGTATTCTTCAGAAAGCACTTCTAAAACTGGCGCTAATGCTTTACATGGTCCACACCAATCTGCATAAAAATCGATTAAGACTGGTTTGTCTCCTTCAAATTTCCATGTTTTATTTTCTTCGTAATTAAATACTTTTTCTAAAAAAGTAGCTTTTGTTAAATTTTCTGTCATTTTTTTAAATTTAAGTGTTTCCAAATTAGTAGAAACATTTTCACAAAAATAGTCGTTTTATTTAGGAAACATTACATAGTGTTAAATTCCTCTTAAAATATAGGGTTTTAAGGCTTTTTCAACTAACTTTGAACAATCACTAATTCAATCAAAATGAAGAAATTAATCATTCCAATCTTATGTGCAAGTGCAATTTTTATCTCTTGTAAAGAAGAAATTAAACAAAGAAATATAGAAGTGAATTACCCAGAAACTGCCAAAAAAGCTGTTGTAGATACATTATTCGGAACAGCGGTTACAGACAATTACCGTTGGTTAGAAGACGATAGAAGTAAAGAAACAGAAGAATGGGTAAAAGCTGAGAACGAAGTTACTTTCGATTATTTAAGCAAGATTCCATACAGAGAACAACTTAAAAACCGTTTGTCTGAATTATGGAATTACGAAAAAGTTGGAACGCCATTTAAAGAAGGAGGTTACACCTACTTTTATAAAAATGATGGTTTACAAAATCAATATGTAGTTTACAGACAAAAAGATGGTGGAGAACCAGAAGTGTTTTTAGATCCAAACAAATTTTCTGAAGACGGAACAACTTCTTTAAGTTCGTTAAGTTTTTCTAAAGACGGAAAAACCGCTGCGTATGCAATTTCTGAAGGTGGTTCTGATTGGCGTAAAATTATAGTTTTAGATGCTGAATCTAAAACCATAAAAGAAGATACGTTAGTTGATGTTAAATTCTCAGGAATTTCTTGGTACAAAAACGAAGGTTTTTATTACTCAAGTTACGACAAACCTAAAGGAAGCGAGTTATCTGCAAAAACAGATCAACACAAATTATACTATCATAAATTAGGGACATTACAAAAAAACGATCCTGTTATTTTTGGAGCTATTCCATCAGAAAAACATAGATATGTTGGTGGTGGCGTTTCAGAAGACAATAACTTTCTTATTATTACAGCAAGTGTTTCAACTTCAGGAAATAAGTTATTCTTTAAAGATCTTAGAAAACCAAATAGCCCGTTAGTAACTGTTTTAGACCATACTAATAGCGATACATATCCAATTGATATTATTGGTAATAAAGTATATTTAGTAACCAACTTAGATGCTCCTAATAAAAAAGTTGTAACAGTAGATATTACAAATCCAACTCCAGAAAATTGGAAAGATTTTATTCCTGAAACAGAAAATGTTTTAAGTTTAAATTCTGGTGCTGGTTATTTCTTTGCAGAATATATGGTTAATGCAGTTTCTAAAGTGTTACAATATGATTATGACGGGAAATTAGTAAGAGAAGTAAAATTACCTGGAGTTGGTTCTTCTGGTGGTTTTGGAGGAAAAAAAGAAGCAAAAGAATTGTATTTTTCTTTTACAAACTACAATACCCCAAACTCATCTTATAAATTTAATCCAAAAGACGGAACGTATGAATCTTACTGGAAACCTTCAATAGATTTTAATTCTGATGATTATGAAAGCAACCAAGTTTTTTATACATCAAAAGACGGAACAAAAGTTCCAATGATTATTACACATAAAAAAGGAATTGAGTTAAACGGAAAAAACCCAACTATTTTATATGGTTATGGAGGTTTCAATGTTAGCTTAACACCAAGTTTTAGCATTGCAAATTCAGTTTGGATGGAACAAGGCGGAGTTTACGCTGTACCAAACTTACGTGGTGGTGGAGAATATGGTAAAAAATGGCACGATGCAGGTACACAAATGAAGAAACAAAATGTTTTTGATGATTTTATTGCTGCTGCAGAATATTTAATTGCTGAAAACTATACTTCATCAGATTATTTAGCTGTTCGTGGAGGTTCTAACGGAGGTTTATTAGTTGGAGCAACAATGACACAAAGGCCAGACTTAATGAAAGTTGCTTTACCAGCCGTTGGAGTTTTAGATATGTTACGTTACCACACATTTACTGCAGGAGCAGGTTGGGCGTACGATTACGGAACAGCAGAACAAAGCAAAGAAATGTTTGAATATTTAAAAGGATATTCGCCAGTACATAATGTAAAAGAAGGTGTTTCGTATCCTGCAACAATGGTAACAACGGGAGATCATGATGATAGAGTTGTACCAGCGCATAGTTTTAAATTTGCTGCAGAATTGCAAGACAAACAGACAGGAGATAATCCTACATTAATAAGAATTGAAACCAATGCTGGTCATGGAGCTGGAACTCCAGTTGCAAAAACCATTGAGCAGTATTCAGATATA of the Tenacibaculum todarodis genome contains:
- the trxA gene encoding thioredoxin; the encoded protein is MTENLTKATFLEKVFNYEENKTWKFEGDKPVLIDFYADWCGPCKALAPVLEVLSEEYGDKIHIYKIDTEAEQELAAAFGIRSIPSMLFCPMEGEPQMANGALPKPELERIIADVLKVTK
- a CDS encoding prolyl oligopeptidase family serine peptidase yields the protein MKKLIIPILCASAIFISCKEEIKQRNIEVNYPETAKKAVVDTLFGTAVTDNYRWLEDDRSKETEEWVKAENEVTFDYLSKIPYREQLKNRLSELWNYEKVGTPFKEGGYTYFYKNDGLQNQYVVYRQKDGGEPEVFLDPNKFSEDGTTSLSSLSFSKDGKTAAYAISEGGSDWRKIIVLDAESKTIKEDTLVDVKFSGISWYKNEGFYYSSYDKPKGSELSAKTDQHKLYYHKLGTLQKNDPVIFGAIPSEKHRYVGGGVSEDNNFLIITASVSTSGNKLFFKDLRKPNSPLVTVLDHTNSDTYPIDIIGNKVYLVTNLDAPNKKVVTVDITNPTPENWKDFIPETENVLSLNSGAGYFFAEYMVNAVSKVLQYDYDGKLVREVKLPGVGSSGGFGGKKEAKELYFSFTNYNTPNSSYKFNPKDGTYESYWKPSIDFNSDDYESNQVFYTSKDGTKVPMIITHKKGIELNGKNPTILYGYGGFNVSLTPSFSIANSVWMEQGGVYAVPNLRGGGEYGKKWHDAGTQMKKQNVFDDFIAAAEYLIAENYTSSDYLAVRGGSNGGLLVGATMTQRPDLMKVALPAVGVLDMLRYHTFTAGAGWAYDYGTAEQSKEMFEYLKGYSPVHNVKEGVSYPATMVTTGDHDDRVVPAHSFKFAAELQDKQTGDNPTLIRIETNAGHGAGTPVAKTIEQYSDIFGFTLFNMGFDQLPNPPKAKIKS